One window of Stenotrophomonas indicatrix genomic DNA carries:
- a CDS encoding sensor histidine kinase, with translation MASDTASPRRKPDSVASKGERRRTPYRRRLRSRIIVSFVLLGFCLTTLFAFATNWARMRVENQLVEDVMNRNISEYVRRYYESPDRNPDLPVQQMRARLIKPDKFEALREEEPDWYEFKDGLYNMGGVDERGERYSYKLAVRKTPDAWAFLAYDMTDSVRGGQQLNRALFLSVLVFSLLSLVLGWWSASKVMKPVSDLAARLRAYRGGTSDPEPLAPRFPDDEVGQLAQALDDYSSRLTEVVQRDREFNADVSHELRTPLAVIRGATELLLTRPGLDEKVLQRLQRIQRAEQQCSDLIGALLLLSRNERGQGSSNVARVAEQLLDAHRAQLGGKPLELHLDGERDLVIDAPEAALSVALGNLIGNAVKYSQDGEVRVHVGANAVSVTDSGPGLSEEDAAKLFQRGYRGTHAGHSQGGGIGLSIVSRLCDLYGWQVSVRPGGARGVIATLTFSPKPL, from the coding sequence ATGGCATCGGATACCGCATCGCCACGCCGGAAGCCTGATTCGGTGGCAAGCAAGGGGGAGCGCCGGCGCACGCCTTATCGGCGGCGCCTGCGCAGCCGCATCATCGTCTCGTTCGTGTTGTTGGGCTTCTGCCTGACGACACTGTTCGCGTTCGCCACCAACTGGGCCCGCATGCGGGTGGAAAACCAGCTGGTGGAAGACGTGATGAACCGCAACATCAGCGAGTACGTGCGGCGTTATTACGAAAGCCCGGACCGCAACCCCGACCTGCCGGTGCAGCAGATGCGCGCGCGCCTGATCAAGCCGGACAAGTTCGAGGCCCTGCGCGAGGAAGAGCCGGACTGGTACGAGTTCAAGGACGGCCTGTACAACATGGGCGGTGTGGACGAGCGCGGTGAGCGCTATTCCTACAAGCTGGCCGTGCGCAAGACCCCCGATGCCTGGGCGTTCCTGGCCTACGACATGACCGACAGCGTTCGCGGTGGGCAGCAGCTCAACCGCGCGCTGTTCCTGTCGGTGCTGGTGTTCAGCCTGCTGTCGCTGGTGCTGGGCTGGTGGTCGGCGTCCAAGGTGATGAAGCCGGTGTCGGATCTGGCCGCACGCCTGCGTGCGTACCGTGGCGGCACCAGCGACCCCGAACCCTTGGCGCCGCGCTTCCCCGATGACGAAGTGGGGCAGCTGGCGCAGGCGCTGGATGACTATTCATCGCGGCTGACCGAAGTGGTGCAGCGCGACCGTGAGTTCAACGCGGACGTCAGCCATGAGCTGCGTACGCCGCTGGCGGTGATCCGTGGCGCCACCGAACTGCTGCTGACCCGCCCGGGCCTGGATGAGAAGGTGCTGCAGCGCCTGCAGCGCATCCAACGTGCCGAGCAACAGTGCAGCGATCTGATCGGCGCGTTGTTGCTGCTGTCGCGCAACGAACGCGGGCAGGGCAGCAGCAATGTGGCCCGTGTGGCCGAACAACTGCTGGACGCGCATCGCGCGCAGTTGGGTGGCAAGCCGCTGGAACTGCATCTGGATGGCGAACGCGATCTGGTCATCGATGCCCCCGAAGCGGCGTTGTCGGTGGCGCTGGGCAACCTGATCGGCAATGCGGTGAAGTATTCGCAGGATGGCGAGGTGCGCGTGCATGTGGGTGCCAACGCCGTGTCGGTGACCGACAGCGGGCCGGGCCTGAGCGAGGAAGATGCCGCCAAGCTGTTCCAGCGCGGCTATCGTGGCACCCATGCTGGCCACTCGCAGGGCGGCGGCATCGGCCTGTCGATCGTCAGCCGCCTGTGCGATCTGTACGGCTGGCAGGTAAGCGTGCGCCCGGGCGGCGCCCGCGGCGTGATCGCCACACTGACGTTCTCGCCGAAGCCGCTGTAA
- a CDS encoding response regulator transcription factor has protein sequence MRILVIEDNSDIAANLGDYLEDRGHTVDFAADGVTGLHLAVVHEFDAIVLDLNLPGMDGIEVCRKLRNEARKQTPVLMLTARDSLDNKLAGFDSGADDYLIKPFALQEVEVRLNALSRRGKGVQTRVLETGDLEYNLDTLEVRRQGKLLQLNPTALKILQALMEAAPAVVTRQELETRVWGEELPDSDSLRVHIHGLRAVVDKPFEVPMIQTRHGIGYRIATPEA, from the coding sequence GTGAGAATCCTGGTAATCGAAGACAACAGCGACATTGCGGCCAATCTGGGCGACTACCTCGAGGACCGGGGCCACACCGTGGACTTCGCTGCCGACGGAGTGACTGGGTTGCATCTGGCTGTCGTGCACGAGTTCGACGCGATTGTCCTGGATCTCAACCTGCCCGGCATGGACGGTATCGAGGTCTGCCGCAAGCTTCGCAATGAAGCGCGCAAGCAGACCCCGGTGCTGATGCTGACCGCGCGCGATTCGCTGGACAACAAGCTGGCCGGCTTCGATTCCGGTGCTGACGACTACCTGATCAAGCCGTTCGCGCTGCAGGAAGTGGAAGTGCGTCTGAACGCCCTGTCGCGTCGCGGCAAGGGCGTGCAGACCCGCGTGCTGGAAACCGGTGACCTGGAATACAACCTGGACACGCTGGAAGTGCGCCGCCAGGGCAAGCTGCTGCAGCTCAACCCGACCGCACTGAAGATCCTGCAGGCGTTGATGGAAGCGGCCCCGGCCGTGGTCACCCGGCAGGAACTGGAAACCCGTGTCTGGGGCGAAGAGCTGCCGGACTCCGATTCGCTGCGCGTGCACATCCATGGCCTGCGCGCCGTGGTGGACAAGCCCTTTGAAGTGCCGATGATCCAGACCCGCCATGGCATCGGATACCGCATCGCCACGCCGGAAGCCTGA
- the rimK gene encoding 30S ribosomal protein S6--L-glutamate ligase: protein MKLAILSRNTRLYSTRRLVEAARARGHTVRILDPLRCYMRIAADGFSMHYKGRPMTGVDAVIPRIGASVTRYGTAVLRQFELMGARTPNPSDAILRSRDKLRAHQLLAAKGIDMPVTVFGDNPDDTVDLLSMLGPPPHVVKLNEGTQGRGVILTEKASASRGIVEALRGLYANFLMQEFIGEAKGADLRCFVVGDQVVASMQRQAPEGDFRSNLHAGGTAVASKASRAEQQVAVRSAKALGLGVCGVDLIRSERGPLVLEVNSTPGLEGIEAACGVDVAARIIEHVEKIKKS, encoded by the coding sequence ATGAAGCTCGCCATCCTGTCCCGCAACACCCGGCTGTACTCCACCCGTCGGCTGGTCGAGGCCGCGCGCGCGCGCGGCCACACCGTGCGCATCCTCGACCCACTGCGCTGCTACATGCGCATCGCCGCGGACGGCTTTTCCATGCACTACAAGGGCCGGCCGATGACCGGCGTGGACGCGGTCATCCCGCGCATCGGCGCCTCGGTCACCCGCTATGGCACCGCCGTGCTGCGCCAGTTCGAACTGATGGGCGCGCGCACGCCCAATCCCTCCGACGCGATCCTGCGCTCGCGCGACAAGCTGCGGGCGCACCAGTTGCTGGCGGCCAAGGGCATTGATATGCCGGTCACCGTCTTTGGTGACAACCCGGATGACACCGTCGACCTGTTGTCCATGCTCGGCCCGCCGCCGCATGTGGTGAAGCTCAATGAAGGCACCCAGGGCCGTGGCGTGATCCTCACCGAGAAGGCCAGCGCCTCGCGCGGCATCGTCGAAGCGCTGCGGGGGCTGTATGCCAACTTCCTGATGCAGGAGTTCATCGGCGAGGCCAAGGGCGCCGACCTGCGTTGCTTCGTGGTCGGCGACCAGGTGGTGGCGTCGATGCAGCGCCAGGCCCCGGAAGGGGATTTCCGCTCCAACCTGCACGCTGGCGGCACCGCCGTGGCATCCAAGGCCAGCCGGGCCGAGCAGCAGGTGGCGGTGCGTTCGGCCAAGGCACTGGGGCTGGGCGTCTGCGGGGTGGACCTGATCCGCTCCGAGCGCGGCCCGTTGGTGCTGGAAGTGAACTCCACCCCGGGCCTGGAAGGGATCGAGGCCGCCTGCGGAGTGGATGTGGCCGCACGCATCATCGAGCACGTCGAGAAGATCAAAAAATCCTGA
- a CDS encoding PoNe immunity protein domain-containing protein — protein MSSKNQLIDCLPQWKALPKTNATPRRPLRLSDWQADWEGNLAQLSRHVRRDDRLDVLQADGHLALEHAFAWEAAAQASSNLLLKGIDRGFDGAVLRQIYIEVAALWLDHAHLLAAAQHTLQQQGSAVAVGASLQPRTAQHYEYALQLLALGPLLGAQDLLPALVEKVLCFDTDRVLDYVSAPALGLVEASDEIFHPRPFASLFAPLREGEAFDPSLLTGYLQTQYRDFFQLAPKAQKRSRRLIGPNAWGYWALEVAAMVVVYGGDDAVLRTCPHYPADLVDYARR, from the coding sequence ATGTCTTCTAAAAACCAGCTGATCGATTGCCTGCCCCAGTGGAAGGCCCTGCCCAAAACCAATGCCACGCCCCGGCGCCCGCTGCGGTTGAGCGATTGGCAGGCGGACTGGGAGGGGAACCTCGCGCAGCTGTCTCGCCACGTGCGTCGCGATGATCGGCTCGACGTACTGCAGGCAGACGGGCATCTGGCACTGGAGCACGCATTCGCGTGGGAAGCGGCCGCACAGGCCAGCAGCAATCTGCTGCTGAAGGGCATCGATCGCGGGTTTGACGGGGCGGTGCTGCGCCAGATTTACATCGAAGTGGCGGCGCTGTGGCTGGACCATGCGCACTTGCTGGCCGCAGCCCAGCACACATTGCAGCAACAAGGATCCGCCGTTGCCGTGGGCGCCTCGCTACAGCCGCGTACGGCACAGCACTACGAGTACGCGCTGCAGTTGCTTGCCCTGGGCCCGTTGTTGGGCGCACAGGACCTGCTGCCCGCGCTGGTGGAAAAAGTGCTCTGCTTCGATACCGACCGCGTACTCGACTACGTCAGCGCCCCCGCTCTGGGCTTGGTCGAGGCCAGCGACGAGATCTTCCACCCTCGGCCATTCGCGAGCCTGTTCGCCCCCTTGCGCGAGGGCGAAGCATTCGATCCTTCCCTGCTGACCGGCTATCTGCAGACGCAGTACCGCGACTTTTTCCAGCTTGCTCCGAAGGCACAAAAGCGGAGCCGGCGACTCATCGGTCCAAACGCCTGGGGCTACTGGGCATTGGAGGTGGCTGCGATGGTGGTCGTCTACGGTGGCGACGATGCCGTGCTGCGCACCTGCCCGCACTATCCAGCCGATCTGGTCGACTACGCGCGGCGCTGA
- a CDS encoding autotransporter outer membrane beta-barrel domain-containing protein, with amino-acid sequence MLLSKRPIRSLMAAAIALAALPAMAGESPYSHAVFFGDSLTDAGYFRPLLPADVRPVTGQFTTNPGWVWSQQVANYYGLNGAANGNGQNGDNYAVGGARVGVDVASALGTIPSLKSQAARYLAANGGKADANALYTVWGGANDLFAAARAPAQAQAIIGAAVTDQVALVGALKQAGAEYVLVPNLPDVGIAPQFRSLGPAGAAQATALAAGYNKALYGGLKQAGIEFIPLDTFTVLREVAANPAMYGFRNVTDTGCRINPADTTTSILTCNPTSYVSPDAATAYLFADGVHPTTAGHALLGQYAVSILEGPRLQQVLSHSAQTIGRSRADQVSLHQAGRPADGLSWWGGVRGDMQRYDHADLYDGLAPAGLFGIDWARDGMVFGGFAGFGRLNADFGNSRGDFTQKDTTAGLFAGWYGDRIWVNGQVSYTWLSYDVNRKVQLGPATREHGGSPDGSNLTAALNAGYEFGTEGGFRHGPIASVIWQQVKIDGYTESADAGTLATALGYGKQDVDSTVGRIGWQARFDGGTVKPYVQVTYDHEFEDTKQASAWVQSLPDVGMYRVPGMDFDKNYATAILGARMELFGLQSNIGLSATTLQKRAQDATLFASFSGSF; translated from the coding sequence ATGCTGCTCAGCAAACGCCCGATCCGCTCCCTCATGGCGGCCGCGATCGCGCTGGCCGCGCTGCCGGCCATGGCAGGCGAATCCCCCTACAGCCACGCGGTCTTCTTCGGTGACAGCCTGACCGACGCCGGCTACTTCCGTCCGCTGCTGCCGGCCGACGTGCGCCCGGTCACTGGCCAGTTCACCACCAACCCGGGCTGGGTGTGGTCGCAGCAGGTGGCCAACTACTACGGCCTCAATGGCGCTGCCAACGGCAATGGCCAGAACGGCGACAACTACGCCGTCGGCGGTGCCCGTGTCGGCGTCGACGTGGCCAGTGCCCTGGGCACGATCCCATCGTTGAAGAGCCAGGCGGCCCGCTACCTGGCTGCCAACGGCGGCAAGGCTGACGCCAATGCCCTGTACACGGTCTGGGGCGGTGCCAACGACCTGTTCGCCGCAGCGCGTGCGCCGGCCCAGGCGCAGGCCATCATCGGCGCGGCCGTCACCGACCAGGTGGCCCTGGTGGGCGCCCTCAAGCAGGCCGGTGCCGAGTACGTGCTCGTCCCCAACCTGCCCGACGTCGGCATTGCTCCGCAGTTCCGCTCGCTGGGTCCGGCCGGTGCCGCGCAGGCCACCGCGTTGGCGGCCGGTTACAACAAGGCCCTGTATGGCGGCCTGAAGCAGGCCGGCATCGAGTTCATTCCGCTCGATACCTTCACCGTGCTGCGTGAAGTGGCGGCCAACCCGGCCATGTACGGTTTCCGCAACGTCACCGACACCGGTTGCAGGATCAACCCCGCTGACACCACCACCAGCATCCTGACCTGCAACCCGACCAGCTACGTCAGCCCGGATGCGGCCACCGCCTACCTGTTCGCCGACGGCGTACACCCGACCACCGCCGGCCATGCGCTGCTGGGCCAGTACGCGGTGTCGATCCTCGAAGGTCCGCGCCTGCAGCAGGTGCTGAGCCATTCGGCACAGACCATCGGCCGCTCGCGCGCCGACCAGGTCAGCCTGCACCAGGCCGGTCGCCCGGCTGACGGCTTGTCGTGGTGGGGCGGCGTGCGCGGCGACATGCAGCGCTACGACCACGCCGATCTGTACGACGGCCTGGCCCCGGCCGGCCTGTTCGGCATCGACTGGGCGCGTGACGGCATGGTCTTCGGCGGTTTCGCCGGCTTTGGCCGTCTGAACGCCGATTTCGGCAACAGCCGTGGCGACTTCACCCAGAAGGACACCACCGCAGGTCTGTTCGCCGGCTGGTACGGCGACCGCATCTGGGTCAATGGCCAGGTCAGCTACACCTGGCTGTCCTATGACGTGAACCGCAAGGTCCAGCTCGGCCCGGCCACCCGCGAACACGGTGGCTCGCCGGACGGCAGCAACCTGACCGCCGCCCTGAACGCCGGTTACGAGTTCGGCACCGAAGGTGGCTTCCGCCACGGCCCGATCGCCTCGGTGATCTGGCAGCAGGTCAAGATCGACGGCTACACCGAAAGCGCTGATGCCGGCACCCTCGCTACCGCGCTGGGTTACGGCAAGCAGGATGTCGATTCCACCGTGGGCCGTATCGGTTGGCAGGCCCGCTTCGACGGCGGCACGGTCAAGCCGTATGTGCAGGTGACCTACGACCACGAGTTCGAAGACACCAAGCAGGCCAGCGCCTGGGTGCAGAGCCTGCCGGACGTGGGCATGTACCGCGTGCCGGGCATGGACTTCGACAAGAACTATGCAACCGCCATCCTGGGCGCGCGCATGGAACTGTTCGGCCTGCAGAGCAACATCGGCCTGAGCGCCACCACCCTGCAGAAGCGTGCGCAGGACGCGACGCTGTTTGCCAGCTTCAGCGGCAGCTTCTGA
- the thiS gene encoding sulfur carrier protein ThiS — translation MNIQLNGEPRTLPASATLLDLLAAEQLLQRRVAVEVNGEIVSRSRHAEHVLAEGDVVEIVHALGGG, via the coding sequence ATGAACATCCAGCTCAATGGCGAACCCCGTACCCTGCCCGCTTCGGCGACCCTCCTGGACCTGCTTGCGGCCGAGCAGCTGCTGCAACGCCGGGTGGCGGTGGAGGTCAACGGCGAGATCGTCAGCCGCAGCCGTCATGCCGAGCATGTACTGGCCGAGGGCGATGTGGTGGAGATCGTGCATGCGCTGGGCGGTGGTTGA
- a CDS encoding thiazole synthase translates to MNAHVSPDSLVIAGKTYSSRLLTGTGKFKDLEETRLATEAAGARIVTVAIRRTNIGQNPGEPNLLDVLPPDRYTILPNTAGCYTAEDAVRTCRLARELLDGHNLTKLEVLGDQKSLYPDVVQTLKAAEQLVKDGFEVMVYTSDDPILAKRLEEIGCAAVMPLAAPIGSGLGIQNKYNLLQIIEDAKVPIIVDAGVGTASDAAIAMELGCDGVLMNTAIAGARHPVLMASAMRKAVEAGREAFLAGRIPRKRYASASSPIDGLIG, encoded by the coding sequence ATGAACGCTCATGTCTCCCCCGATTCGCTGGTGATCGCCGGCAAGACCTACAGCTCGCGGCTGCTCACCGGCACCGGCAAGTTCAAGGATCTGGAAGAAACCCGCCTGGCCACCGAGGCCGCAGGCGCCCGGATCGTCACCGTGGCCATCCGCCGTACCAACATCGGGCAGAACCCGGGCGAACCGAACCTGCTCGACGTGCTGCCGCCGGACCGCTACACCATCCTGCCCAACACCGCCGGCTGCTACACCGCCGAAGATGCCGTGCGCACCTGCCGCCTGGCCCGCGAACTGCTGGACGGCCACAACCTGACCAAGCTGGAGGTACTGGGCGACCAGAAGTCGCTGTACCCGGACGTGGTGCAGACCCTCAAGGCCGCCGAACAGCTGGTCAAGGACGGTTTCGAGGTGATGGTCTATACCTCCGACGACCCGATCCTGGCCAAGCGCCTGGAAGAGATCGGCTGCGCTGCGGTGATGCCGCTGGCCGCGCCGATCGGCTCGGGCCTGGGCATCCAGAACAAGTACAACCTGCTGCAGATCATCGAAGACGCCAAGGTGCCGATCATCGTCGACGCCGGCGTGGGCACCGCGTCGGACGCGGCGATCGCGATGGAGCTGGGCTGCGACGGCGTGCTGATGAACACCGCCATCGCCGGTGCGCGCCACCCGGTGCTGATGGCCAGCGCGATGCGCAAGGCCGTGGAAGCCGGCCGCGAGGCGTTCCTGGCCGGCCGCATTCCGCGCAAGCGCTACGCCAGTGCGTCCTCGCCGATCGATGGGTTGATCGGCTGA
- the trmB gene encoding tRNA (guanosine(46)-N7)-methyltransferase TrmB — protein sequence MTNPFDSAGSKAPPKPFTVNEGRREVRSFVLRQGRFTPAQQRAFDERWPRFGLDFSGEPRDLDATFGRDAHKVLEIGFGNGAALRFAAQQDPSRDYIGLEVHAPGVGRLLNALADDNADHVRLYHHDAVEVLEKEIADGALDEVRIYFPDPWHKKRHNKRRLIQPGFAELVVRKLHPGGRLHCATDWEDYAEQMWDVLDATPGLVNRAGPRGSVPRPDWRPQTHFETRGQKLGHGVWDLLYDRT from the coding sequence ATGACCAATCCATTCGACAGCGCCGGTTCGAAGGCGCCGCCCAAGCCGTTCACGGTCAACGAAGGCCGCCGTGAAGTGCGCAGCTTCGTGCTGCGCCAGGGCCGTTTCACCCCAGCCCAGCAGCGCGCGTTCGACGAGCGCTGGCCGCGTTTCGGCCTGGATTTCAGCGGTGAACCGCGTGATCTGGATGCCACCTTCGGCCGCGATGCGCACAAGGTGCTGGAAATCGGCTTCGGCAACGGCGCCGCGCTGCGCTTCGCCGCACAGCAGGACCCCAGCCGCGACTACATCGGCCTGGAAGTGCACGCGCCCGGCGTGGGCCGCCTGCTGAACGCGCTGGCCGACGACAACGCCGACCACGTGCGTTTGTACCACCACGACGCAGTGGAAGTGCTGGAAAAGGAAATCGCCGATGGCGCGCTGGACGAGGTGCGCATCTACTTCCCCGACCCGTGGCACAAGAAGCGCCACAACAAGCGTCGCCTGATCCAGCCGGGTTTTGCCGAGCTGGTGGTGCGCAAGCTGCACCCCGGTGGCCGCCTGCACTGTGCCACCGACTGGGAGGATTACGCCGAGCAGATGTGGGACGTGCTCGATGCCACCCCCGGCCTGGTCAACCGCGCCGGCCCGCGTGGCAGCGTGCCGCGCCCGGACTGGCGCCCGCAGACCCACTTCGAGACCCGCGGCCAAAAGCTCGGCCATGGCGTCTGGGACCTGTTGTACGACCGCACCTGA
- a CDS encoding SLC13 family permease yields MDTALTLTTDMKLVLGLVGFTMAMFLFERIRADVVALVVLVVLGVTGLIAPEEIFGGFSGNAVMSIIATTILGAGLDRTGALNRLAAWLLRRGHGVEQRLLMMTTAIAGLNSSFMQNPSVMALYLPVASRLAARTGLTMQRLLLPISAAIVMGGALTMVGNSPLILLNDLLASANNNLPSGLATIEPLRMFAPLPIGIALLIASLLYFRYYGDRKLVEEESLVNDGTTPARTESYFAKTYGIEGDVFELVVTAESPLVGMTLGEAENLHDVPLLLALKTGNDTRLAPPAEMRIWVGSVLGAMGPREQIHDFAQNQFLRMSSRLKHLGDLFNPSRAGISEAVVPPTSNVIGKSAADLRLRKERGISLLAINRDKQVIREDVRDVQLRAGDMLVFHSIWTDLAQAAKSRDFVVVTDYPTGEQRPHKFKIAMAIFALTILIALTSKLPVALTLMTGVAGMLLTGVLRMDEAYASINWKTVFMMAGLIPLGWAMDSSGAAAWVAGHTIDKLPTGIPIWVLELALALLTTVFSLVISHVGATIVMVPIAVNLALAAGGNPTAFALIVALSASNNLMTASNPVISMITGPANYTPREMWRVGGPLSLIYTCVVVVMINLMF; encoded by the coding sequence ATGGATACCGCGCTGACGCTGACCACTGACATGAAGCTCGTGCTCGGGCTGGTCGGCTTCACAATGGCGATGTTCCTGTTCGAGCGCATCCGCGCCGACGTGGTCGCGTTGGTGGTGCTGGTGGTGCTGGGCGTGACCGGCCTGATCGCGCCGGAGGAGATCTTCGGCGGTTTCTCCGGCAACGCGGTGATGAGCATCATCGCCACCACCATCCTCGGCGCCGGCCTGGACCGCACCGGCGCGTTGAACCGCCTCGCAGCCTGGCTGCTTCGGCGAGGCCACGGTGTGGAGCAGCGGCTGCTGATGATGACCACGGCCATCGCCGGCCTGAACTCGTCCTTCATGCAGAACCCATCGGTGATGGCGCTGTACCTGCCGGTCGCCTCGCGCCTGGCTGCGCGCACCGGGCTGACCATGCAGCGCCTGCTGCTGCCGATCTCGGCGGCGATCGTGATGGGTGGCGCGCTGACCATGGTCGGCAACTCGCCGCTGATCCTGCTGAACGATCTGCTGGCGTCGGCCAACAACAACCTGCCCTCTGGCCTGGCCACCATCGAGCCGCTGCGCATGTTCGCGCCGCTGCCGATCGGCATCGCCCTGCTGATCGCCTCGCTGCTGTATTTCCGCTACTACGGCGACCGCAAGCTGGTGGAAGAGGAAAGCCTGGTCAACGACGGCACTACGCCGGCCCGCACCGAAAGCTACTTCGCCAAGACCTACGGCATCGAAGGCGATGTGTTCGAGCTGGTGGTCACCGCCGAGAGCCCGCTGGTCGGCATGACCCTGGGCGAAGCAGAGAACCTGCATGACGTGCCGCTGCTGCTGGCACTGAAGACCGGCAATGACACCCGCCTGGCACCGCCAGCGGAAATGCGCATCTGGGTGGGCAGCGTGCTGGGGGCAATGGGCCCGCGCGAACAGATCCACGACTTCGCGCAGAACCAGTTCCTGCGCATGTCCTCGCGCCTGAAACACCTGGGTGACCTGTTCAATCCCAGCCGCGCCGGTATTTCCGAAGCGGTGGTGCCGCCGACCTCGAACGTGATCGGCAAGAGCGCGGCCGACCTGCGCCTGCGCAAGGAACGCGGCATCAGCCTGCTGGCGATCAACCGCGACAAGCAGGTGATCCGCGAGGACGTGCGCGATGTGCAGCTGCGCGCCGGCGACATGCTGGTCTTCCACAGCATCTGGACCGACCTGGCGCAGGCTGCCAAGAGCCGCGACTTCGTGGTGGTGACCGACTACCCCACCGGCGAACAGCGCCCGCACAAGTTCAAGATCGCCATGGCGATCTTCGCCCTGACCATCCTGATCGCGCTGACCAGCAAGCTGCCGGTGGCGCTGACCCTGATGACCGGCGTGGCCGGCATGCTGTTGACCGGTGTGCTGCGCATGGACGAGGCCTATGCCTCGATCAACTGGAAGACGGTGTTCATGATGGCCGGGCTGATTCCGCTCGGCTGGGCGATGGATTCCAGCGGCGCTGCGGCGTGGGTGGCCGGCCATACGATCGACAAGCTGCCCACCGGTATTCCGATCTGGGTGCTGGAGCTGGCGCTGGCGCTGCTGACCACGGTGTTCTCGCTGGTGATCAGCCATGTGGGTGCGACCATCGTGATGGTGCCGATCGCGGTGAACCTTGCGCTGGCGGCAGGCGGTAATCCCACAGCATTCGCGCTGATCGTGGCGCTGTCGGCGTCCAACAACCTGATGACGGCGTCGAACCCGGTGATTTCGATGATCACCGGCCCGGCCAATTACACACCGCGCGAGATGTGGCGGGTCGGCGGCCCGCTGTCGCTGATCTATACCTGCGTGGTGGTGGTGATGATCAACCTGATGTTCTGA
- a CDS encoding Rieske (2Fe-2S) protein: MTAAVALITLDAIADGAFAEVEAVVDGDAESLLLYRDGEQVRAFLNICPHAGRRLDWAPGQFLKSREGHLVCAAHGASFALDSGDCIAGPCKGDRLRAVPVDVRDGQVYLA; encoded by the coding sequence ATGACTGCCGCTGTCGCCCTGATCACCCTTGATGCCATTGCCGATGGCGCGTTTGCCGAGGTTGAAGCGGTAGTCGATGGCGATGCCGAGTCGCTGCTGCTGTACCGCGACGGTGAACAGGTGCGCGCGTTCCTGAACATCTGCCCGCACGCGGGCCGCCGCCTGGACTGGGCACCGGGCCAGTTCCTGAAAAGCCGCGAAGGCCACCTGGTCTGCGCCGCCCACGGCGCCTCGTTCGCGCTGGACAGTGGCGACTGCATCGCCGGCCCCTGCAAAGGCGACCGCCTGCGCGCAGTGCCGGTGGATGTGCGGGATGGGCAGGTCTACCTGGCCTGA